In Thermoleophilaceae bacterium, a single genomic region encodes these proteins:
- a CDS encoding peptidoglycan-binding protein: protein MQAIKGVLLLAVALCALLTGSASASAAYSAASANPRPLPWTGWNGRPIRHPHQPVDPRSLAGATYPVGWSAGAVRYGSGYRRPSERVREVQRRLTLLGYHTGPVDGLYGPLTRSAVQWFQIKHGLRPTGVVAAATLAVLLDPHGFTHAGTTHAKTRAAAGSMRHPAVPAGQLRPPERHAAAHGPSPWLLLVIGAIAAAMSAAATLTLVLAARARRSDDSPSQPVPLELPAQEVVLGYVSSDDPRSGAPDEAAIRAACADRGWRLAVLVRDSGTESGEPLGQSGLTYALGELSEGRASRLVVHRLTHLVSSVAELRVVLGWFMYTGVALTALDVGLDTSSSEGRLVARVLMSLAGSEQPAGARRRAVKERSELLERIRSMRASGMTLQAIADVLNDEGVPTVRGGARWLRSSVQFVLAHKGESIEKEEGYVT, encoded by the coding sequence ATGCAGGCGATAAAGGGGGTGCTGCTGCTGGCTGTAGCGCTGTGCGCGCTGCTCACGGGCTCAGCCTCGGCGTCGGCAGCCTACAGCGCGGCATCGGCCAACCCGCGCCCGCTCCCATGGACGGGGTGGAACGGCAGGCCGATCCGGCATCCGCATCAGCCGGTTGACCCGCGCTCTCTTGCTGGTGCCACATATCCCGTCGGTTGGAGCGCCGGCGCCGTGCGTTACGGCAGCGGATACCGGCGCCCGTCGGAACGGGTGCGCGAGGTGCAGCGGCGGCTCACGCTGCTCGGGTACCACACCGGGCCGGTCGACGGGCTCTACGGGCCACTCACGCGCTCGGCGGTTCAGTGGTTCCAGATCAAGCACGGATTACGTCCCACGGGCGTCGTGGCAGCGGCGACGCTCGCCGTGCTGCTCGATCCGCATGGGTTCACCCATGCCGGCACGACACACGCGAAGACCCGAGCAGCGGCGGGATCGATGCGGCACCCGGCGGTACCGGCCGGCCAGCTCCGCCCACCGGAGAGGCACGCCGCCGCTCACGGCCCGTCGCCATGGCTCCTTCTGGTCATCGGCGCGATTGCCGCCGCGATGTCCGCGGCCGCCACGCTCACGCTCGTCCTCGCCGCTCGGGCGAGGCGTTCCGATGACTCGCCGAGCCAACCCGTTCCGTTGGAGCTCCCGGCGCAGGAGGTGGTGCTTGGTTACGTGAGCAGCGACGATCCGCGCTCCGGGGCGCCCGACGAGGCGGCGATACGCGCGGCGTGCGCGGACCGGGGGTGGAGGCTCGCGGTCCTCGTGCGCGACTCCGGCACGGAGAGCGGCGAGCCACTGGGGCAGTCGGGCCTGACCTACGCGCTCGGGGAGCTGAGCGAGGGAAGGGCATCCAGGCTCGTCGTGCATCGTCTCACGCACCTCGTGTCCTCAGTGGCCGAGCTGCGCGTTGTGCTCGGGTGGTTCATGTACACCGGGGTTGCGCTCACCGCGCTCGACGTCGGCCTCGACACGAGCTCCTCGGAGGGGAGGCTGGTGGCGCGCGTGCTGATGTCGCTGGCCGGTTCCGAGCAGCCGGCGGGCGCGCGCCGCCGCGCCGTCAAGGAGCGCTCCGAGCTCCTCGAGCGGATCCGCTCCATGCGTGCGAGCGGCATGACGCTCCAGGCGATTGCCGACGTCCTCAACGATGAGGGCGTTCCCACCGTCCGCGGTGGCGCTCGCTGGCTTCGGTCCAGCGTGCAGTTCGTACTCGCGCACAAGGGCGAGAGCATCGAGAAGGAAGAGGGTTACGTGACCTGA
- a CDS encoding carboxyl transferase domain-containing protein: protein MTWEPELHELRRREELARQMGGEERVARQHSSGRMTVRERIDRLFDSGTFRETGALAGRGTYEDGELTGFLPANCVVGRGRIDGRPAVVQGDDFTVRGGAADAAIWQKMVYAERLANELRMPLVRLVDGTGGGGSVKSLEDMGHTYVPFIPGWELAVANLSIVPVVAAALGPVAGLGAARVVASHFSVIVRGTAQLFVAGPPVVAAAMGETPDKEELGGARAQTRAGAVDNEAADEDDALAQLKRFLSYLPSNVWEAPPLLASADPPDRREGALLSIVPRERRKPYKPRAILEAVFDAGSVFELGPRYGRPLITALARLAGRPVGVLCSDPNHYAGGLTADASEKLTRFVDTCDQFRLPVVNFVDQPGFVIGTDAERRGTIRRGTRALTAVYQASVPWASVLVRKAFGVAGAAHSNAERLNVRYAWPSGDWGSLPIEGGIEAAYRRELEAAEDPVALRAEIEERLNAVRSPFRTAERFMIEEIIDPRDTRPLLCDWAQRAHELIAHELHEGAKRRGLRP, encoded by the coding sequence GTGACCTGGGAGCCAGAGCTTCACGAGCTCCGGCGCCGCGAGGAGCTCGCGCGCCAGATGGGGGGCGAGGAGCGCGTGGCGCGGCAGCACTCGAGCGGGCGCATGACGGTGCGCGAGCGGATCGACCGCCTGTTCGACTCCGGCACCTTCCGCGAGACCGGTGCGCTCGCCGGCCGCGGCACCTACGAGGACGGGGAGCTCACGGGCTTCCTGCCTGCGAACTGCGTGGTGGGGCGGGGGCGGATCGACGGCCGTCCCGCCGTCGTGCAGGGGGACGACTTCACGGTGCGCGGCGGAGCGGCCGACGCCGCCATCTGGCAGAAGATGGTCTACGCCGAGCGGCTCGCGAACGAGCTGAGGATGCCGCTCGTGCGCCTCGTGGACGGCACTGGCGGCGGCGGCAGCGTGAAGTCGCTCGAGGACATGGGCCACACCTATGTGCCGTTCATCCCGGGTTGGGAGCTGGCGGTGGCGAACCTCTCGATCGTGCCGGTGGTGGCCGCCGCACTCGGGCCGGTGGCCGGCCTCGGCGCCGCCCGCGTGGTGGCTTCGCACTTCTCCGTGATCGTGCGCGGCACGGCGCAGCTCTTCGTGGCGGGACCGCCTGTGGTGGCCGCCGCCATGGGCGAGACGCCGGACAAGGAGGAGCTCGGCGGCGCGCGGGCGCAGACGCGCGCCGGAGCCGTGGACAACGAGGCCGCCGACGAGGACGACGCGCTCGCGCAGCTCAAGCGCTTCCTGTCGTATCTCCCGTCGAACGTATGGGAGGCGCCACCGCTCCTCGCTTCGGCCGATCCGCCGGATCGGCGCGAGGGGGCTCTCCTCTCGATCGTGCCACGCGAGCGCCGGAAGCCCTACAAGCCGCGGGCGATTCTCGAAGCGGTGTTCGACGCCGGCTCGGTGTTCGAGCTTGGCCCGCGCTACGGCCGCCCGCTCATCACCGCGCTCGCCCGCTTGGCCGGCCGGCCGGTGGGCGTGCTTTGCTCGGACCCGAATCACTACGCCGGCGGCCTGACCGCGGACGCGTCGGAGAAGCTCACCCGCTTCGTCGACACGTGCGACCAGTTCCGGCTGCCGGTGGTGAACTTCGTGGACCAGCCGGGCTTCGTGATCGGAACGGATGCCGAGCGGCGCGGCACCATCCGCCGCGGCACGCGCGCGCTCACCGCCGTGTACCAGGCGAGCGTGCCGTGGGCGTCCGTGCTGGTGCGCAAGGCCTTCGGCGTGGCGGGGGCGGCGCACAGCAACGCCGAGCGGCTGAATGTCCGATACGCCTGGCCGTCGGGCGACTGGGGCTCGCTTCCGATCGAGGGCGGCATCGAGGCGGCCTACCGCCGCGAGCTCGAGGCCGCCGAGGATCCGGTGGCGCTCCGAGCGGAGATCGAGGAGCGCCTGAACGCTGTGCGCTCGCCCTTCCGCACGGCGGAGCGTTTCATGATCGAGGAGATCATCGACCCTCGCGACACCCGCCCGCTCCTCTGCGACTGGGCGCAGCGAGCTCACGAGCTGATCGCGCACGAGCTCCACGAGGGGGCGAAGCGGCGCGGGCTCCGGCCGTAG